The genomic stretch aaaggacatcttttcgtCCTACAGTATAAATAAAGGATATAGTTCTCATGGATTAAAAGTGGAGGGGGGGGGGACTGTCTCTAATAATTGTGTATGGGCTGTATGAGTTTCAAGTTCCACAGTAGTTAAATTAGGGCCCTTAAATGTTCTCAATGGGCACAGAGCACCTTAGTTGACACCCGTATAAATGTGTTAGCTTGTGACTGGATTTTATCAGAGGCCCTGGTCTACAATATAACTAAATTCCATGCTCAAAAGTGGAATGCAAATCTTATCTTTCAAACGTGTGCATTAGTTTACAACCTTTCAAGAAGGTGGTGGATAGTTCTTTTACTTCAGTATTTGGAaggctaaaaataaatgagtcttCTTTTAAAGTTACTACTCATTAAACAAAATCTCTTGATTTAGGGTATTCATTATACCtagcaataaatatatatatagcacagtAGAGGTCTTCTGTTTATGTGTTGCAGAAGCTCGAATAAGTGTCTAGGGTGACTATGGATAATTGGCCTCCTGTTTTAAaactaacttttaaaagaattttttaaaaacctcaaaatTTGGTATTACCACAGGACTGCGGTTTTCTTTTtctaccaaaacaaacaaatatgcgACCAATTAGGAAAGGGGGGAACTCCTAAAAATCATTATTGAATTCTTACTGTTACTTTCTTTCATATGTCAATCAGTTAATTAGAAAGTCCTGAATCATAAAATGGGATTCTAAGTGGAAGTGTATTGCTATAACTTATTTCCTGCAAAGATTTTGGCCACAATAAGACAGATCACTTCCACAAGCTTTACTTCTTGCCTCTGCACCACCACAAGTCCATCCCTAGCAGCCTCTGTCAGACTTAAGAAAATCTGATTGCATGTATTTTGTGGTGACGTTTAACTCAGGAGGAAGGAAGTTGTAATTCCATTGACAACTATCACTTGGTTTATTTTACTAGTGATCTGAGTATGAAGTGTTGCTGAAATAGAACCCCCTGAACATTAAGGAAGAATAGTTAGTACAGTGTTCCCAAAATCCAAGTCTAGGTGCCCAGAATATTCGCTAAAAATTCAGATCCTGCTGTGGTTCGTATTTTCACCTGTCATGAAACTATTAGAATATATCTAGAAAGACACATTGTTGTGTTAATTATATGCATTCCTGTCCATGCACATTTTCATTCATAGCATGTAGATTTAAATTTGGCACATTAAATCTAAATTTGACTGGAATTCTCTCTGAATTGGAAGTCTTCCACTACAAACTTATTTAGTGAAAATGGCTGTATTTAGAAAATCAGCTCCCAGATGAAAAGTCATAGATCATccgtaaaaatattttttaaacttatgaaCTATGCATCCATGTGTaagaaagtgagaggaactaaTTAGAACTTTGAGCAGCAGGGAGCAGGTGGAACCCACCTGCTTCGTAAGGAAAAAGAGGCCCTTTTCCCCCACTTAAGTTCACTGACTAAACTAAACCTACTTTAAATTTCAGATGAATCACTAACACTTTGACTGTAAATTAGTTTCTAGCAATTCTATGGAGGAATTCTTCCATGTACTGTTTCTCAACAGGGTAAGATGGGAATATAGGCAATCCCATTGTTCTGCCTTCTCTGCTACTACAGTCAAGCAACAACCTAAACTTTCTAGTTATCGCTGTTGCCTTAAACCACTTAGATTTTCAAGCAATGTGTCTTTGGAAATTCTAAATACTAGTCTTATTTTGGAGACAGCAGATTAAGGAAACTAGTAGTTAATTTCCGCTTAGTGTTAAACATTTCCTAAGATAGTGTGGTTGTGTTTTAAAAGTGTAAGTACTTCTTGATATCAAACAGTATGTTTGGAAGTTGTTCTAGCAAAATTAACTTGTAGAAAAGTTAGAGGAGAATGATTATAGTGTTCCTtgtttatttaaacaaaatattttaaaataaggtggTTTGTGTTAGTGCATGTAAGTCAGGTTGTATAACTTTTAGAACTTGAATTTTTATCTAGGCAAAGGGAAAATCAGTTGcaattttctaataatttcagTTTCCTTCTGGGTTACAGTGGTGGTGTTTGGAGATGGCTAATACTGAGTAGAAAGCTTCTTCATCTGAAATGTTGTATTTGAGTGTCTTATCCTCTGGGGTTTATCCTTTTGGGAAAGTCATGGCCCACCCACCTCCTCAAAAGTTCTAAGATGTCAGGTTAAGATGTTAAGACCTACCCAGAGTAGGACATTCACAGTACCAGACCCCCTttgtattggattggccaaaaagtttgtttgggcttTTTGTCAGATATATAGGGGAagaacccgaatgaactttttgaccaacccaatatgtCATTGTCACCCTGCTACTGTCTATTTATATACCAAAAATATGTCAGAACGAACAGAGGGAGATGGTAGTCTTGCAATTAGTCAAAACTTTTGACTTGGGAGCCACTATGGCTTTAACTTTTAAGTGCATGAAATAATCAGTAAGCAGCACttctaagtattttaaaagtaaatgtatgCCATGCAATGGAACTTTTTTCATGGCAATCTGAAATGAAAAGTATACTGCAAAGTAACTCTATATAACCAAAAACTGAAAGAAGTCAAGACAGTTATGATTTACTTTCTATAATATTTGTGAGTTAGGAAGAATACAGTAGTAATTATGTCTTAAAATTTCCATGTAACTTCTTTGGAGGGCtagtttaatataaaatttgcctttaattaaaaggaaatggaCTCAATTTAGAAAATTCTAAGTTCCTAATCTTAACATCCAGTTCCTCCTAAAATGATTTAGGAAGTTGCTCcaggttaatttttaaatgtctttgctAATTTACTTAATAGAAAAACTTCTGAAAACAAATGCTTTAAATTAGAGATTATCCTATTCCTGAGAAGGcataatattcattgaaaaaatgATCTGGTGATGACAAAGTTTTAATGTACACTGTCAAACACACCTTTCTTCTGAGATGAATTCCATAATGTTAAGAATGGAAGTTTCCCTCTGACCTTATCTTAGTTTTCCCAAAGGTAAATAAATAGTGCATGCTTTTTAGCCACCACAGCTGTTTGTTATAAAGTCATCAAACATCTACATACCACAGGACACACAGCTAGGAGTGTGGACATTTTGTGTTCTCCTATGAAGTAATGCCTGGCCTCAGAATGTTTCTGGTTTATGATGTGGTTCATAGAACAGTGGCAGAAGCTAGGGAAACCATGAGGAGAATGGCCAGAAGAAAGCAGAAATTTAGCAAATATGGGACAGATCTTGACCTTTTCACTTGGAAGTACAAAATGTTAAAACAAATTGCCCGTTTTTTCATAATGGTTCACTCtattcagaatatatattctgtttGTCAAATCCGTCTCAGCTTAAAAAGGTTCACCCAAAACTAAATAATAATCCTGAATATTAAATAGTTTTCCCTGCCCTAAAAGAACATGATGAATGTGgtagaaagaaaatgtaagaaaacttGTTTGACAACTCATGTTCCAATCATTCAGATCACTAATAATTTTAGGTCTTTGAGCTTGTTGGAATGTCAAACTGCCAGACCTGAagtctttcatttttcagttagaTTAGTAAAAATACAGCTCACAAATAGAGCTCATTTCTTCGTCTGCTATTGCACTGCCTTCCTCAGAGGGGGTTTTGATGTGTTAATTTAAGGGGAGAAAAGTTTTCTAATGATCACTCTCTTGTATTAGAAGTCAGTgctttgtaaaatgttttcagtgaaaagcaaaacaaacacataCCTATCGGAAAAACCTATGTAGATTTAGATTAGAGATTATCCTATTCGTGAGAAGGcataatattcattgaaaaaatgGTGTCAACAAAGTTTTAATGGGCACTGTCAGGCACACCTTTGCTCTGAGATGAATTTCATAGGGTTAAGAGTGGAAATTTTCCTCTGGCTTCCTCTCAATTTTACCAAAGGTAAGCAGCACACTCGTTTGGGGGATACATCCCCAAAGCTGATATACAATTACAGAAACGGCCTAGACACAACACTTCAGGGTGGGGATTCACAAAGGGAATTTCCGAAGCATGGCTTAGAGTTGACTAGGCAGTGTGTGGGTTGGGCCTTGAGTCCCCGGGCCCGCGCAGGGCTCTCCATGTGCACACCCACGCCCCCATCGGCCTATCTGCGGCCCCGGACTCACGCTGTGCTCTCTTGCGCTCTCTCGAAGGTACCTACCAGGGCCAGTGGGCCGGCGGCATGCGGCACGGCTACGGCGTGCGCCAGAGCGTGCCCTACGGCATGGCCACGGTGATCCGCTCGCCGCTGCGCACGTCGCTGGCCTCGCTGCGCAGCGAGCAGAGCAACGGCAGCGTGCTCCACgacgccgcggccgccgccgacAGCCCGGCCGGCACCCGCGGCGGCTTCGTGCTCAACTTTCACGCCGACGCCGAGCTCTCGGGCAAGAAGAAGGGCGGCCTCTTCCGCCGGGGCTCCCTCCTGGGAAGCATGAAACTGCGCAAGTCCGAGTCCAAGTCGTCCATCTCCAGCAAGCGCAGCTCGGTCCGCAGCGACGCAGCCATGAGCCGGATCAGCTCCAGCGACGCCAACTCCACCATCAGCTTTGGCGACGTCGACTGTGACTTCTGCCCCGTGGAAGACCACGTGGACGCCACCACCACGGAGATCTACATGGGTGAGTGGAAGAACGACAAGCGCACCGGCTTCGGCATCAGCGAGCGCTCCAACGGTATGAAGTACGAAGGCGAGTGGGCAAATAACAAGAGGCACGGCTACGGCTGCACTGTCTTTCCCGATGGCTCCAAGGAAGagggaaaatacaaaaataatatccTGGTCCGTGGAATAAGGAAGCAGCTGATACcaataagaaatacaaaaactAGGGAGAAGGTGGACAGAGCGATCGAAGGCGCACAACGGGCAGCCGCCATGGCAAGAACCAAAGTGGAAATAGCAAACTCCAGGTATGTAAACGCCGGAGGGTGGTACTGCCCGGGTCTTTGGAAACGGTAGAACATCAGATAATCTGTGTGTGTCAGTCCTTTGGCGGCGTAGGGTTCCAGAACCAGAAGTGAAAAAGGATTCAGCCGGATAGAATGAGGCAGACATGTACCTGAAACTCTTCTGAAAGTCTCCATCCTGAAAAAGTGTTGAAGGCGCATTGCGGTCCCCTTCCTCTTAAAATTACTTCCTTAATACTAAACGTGATGGAGTTCACTCAGTGCCTGTGTACATTTCCCAGAGTCCAGAAagttaaccttttttaaaaaagacaaaacaaaaaaagtaccACTGAAATACTTCCAGAGAGAACATAGTACATCCTGTACTGGGAAGAAAATATCCATCCACATGGAAACCTAGCCAGTGTAGGTGAACCTTTTTATTCTAATATTAAAGTTGCAGGTGTGTACAACTCCTCCCTAGAAAATTATCCTCATTTATAACATTCACATTCTGTTTATTGATGCCTTCTAGGTGAAATTGGTTTTGAGCAAATGATCAAGGTCTAAATAAGGCAGAAATGGAGAGTTATATGACAAAATCCGTCAAGCATTCTTTGAACAACAGAACTCACCTGTATGGGAAAGGCAGAGGGATTGGGGCTAAGCAGAATCCCCCCATTCTAGGCAAGAAAGATTAGATCACTGGTGTATTAAAAgaaggggggtggggagagcctgACACGGACAGATGGGACTGTCAGTGTGCCAAGTTTGAAAGAAAGAGCAGTAGAGAAGGGCTGGAGTGAGTAGGAGAAAGCAGTGAATAATAGATTGAGAAGTGGGGTGTATGTGGGCACAGAAGGTCCATGCACCTAAAGTTTTACCA from Bos mutus isolate GX-2022 chromosome 14, NWIPB_WYAK_1.1, whole genome shotgun sequence encodes the following:
- the JPH1 gene encoding junctophilin-1 isoform X2, which codes for MTGGRFDFDDGGTYCGGWEEGKAHGHGICTGPKGQGEYSGSWSHGFEVVGGYTWPSGNTYQGYWAQGKRHGLGVETKGKWMYRGEWSHGFKGRYGVRQSLCTPARYEGTWSNGLQDGYGVETYGDGGTYQGQWAGGMRHGYGVRQSVPYGMATVIRSPLRTSLASLRSEQSNGSVLHDAAAAADSPAGTRGGFVLNFHADAELSGKKKGGLFRRGSLLGSMKLRKSESKSSISSKRSSVRSDAAMSRISSSDANSTISFGDVDCDFCPVEDHVDATTTEIYMGEWKNDKRTGFGISERSNGMKYEGEWANNKRHGYGCTVFPDGSKEEGKYKNNILVRGIRKQLIPIRNTKTREKVDRAIEGAQRAAAMARTKVEIANSRLLKEDLSGSRTVKSYKSLQMVTAAMKLKDSCSLEEKL
- the JPH1 gene encoding junctophilin-1 isoform X3; translation: MTGGRFDFDDGGTYCGGWEEGKAHGHGICTGPKGQGEYSGSWSHGFEVVGGYTWPSGNTYQGYWAQGKRHGLGVETKGKWMYRGEWSHGFKGRYGVRQSLCTPARYEGTWSNGLQDGYGVETYGDGGTYQGQWAGGMRHGYGVRQSVPYGMATVIRSPLRTSLASLRSEQSNGSVLHDAAAAADSPAGTRGGFVLNFHADAELSGKKKGGLFRRGSLLGSMKLRKSESKSSISSKRSSVRSDAAMSRISSSDANSTISFGDVDCDFCPVEDHVDATTTEIYMGEWKNDKRTGFGISERSNGMKYEGEWANNKRHGYGCTVFPDGSKEEGKYKNNILVRGIRKQLIPIRNTKTREKVDRAIEGAQRAAAMARTKVEIANSRLVRNQKMMDCKGKCITV
- the JPH1 gene encoding junctophilin-1 isoform X4; its protein translation is MTGGRFDFDDGGTYCGGWEEGKAHGHGICTGPKGQGEYSGSWSHGFEVVGGYTWPSGNTYQGYWAQGKRHGLGVETKGKWMYRGEWSHGFKGRYGVRQSLCTPARYEGTWSNGLQDGYGVETYGDGGTYQGQWAGGMRHGYGVRQSVPYGMATVIRSPLRTSLASLRSEQSNGSVLHDAAAAADSPAGTRGGFVLNFHADAELSGKKKGGLFRRGSLLGSMKLRKSESKSSISSKRSSVRSDAAMSRISSSDANSTISFGDVDCDFCPVEDHVDATTTEIYMGEWKNDKRTGFGISERSNGMKYEGEWANNKRHGYGCTVFPDGSKEEGKYKNNILVRGIRKQLIPIRNTKTREKVDRAIEGAQRAAAMARTKVEIANSRQILHR